One region of Monomorium pharaonis isolate MP-MQ-018 chromosome 11, ASM1337386v2, whole genome shotgun sequence genomic DNA includes:
- the LOC105831074 gene encoding GTPase Era, mitochondrial, protein MLFTTERCVIRATARYLRRYFANSVDILASNSQELSSQSNEKNLTLPRREAQRSLKIAFLGAPNVGKSTLINQLIKRSVCPVSCKVHTTQTKARGIYCEGDTQLIFMDTPGMVSKKECQKFKLANSFKADPKISLCSADIVGIVQDGENIYTRHKIDLNILELLTEDIKNRIPIILIINKVDRLKKKEILLDFVNTLTTSKKSPDFYDVFMISALTGDGVNDLRTYLLDTAKPRAWEYEGHIYTDNTCEDIIRLTVRAKLMDILPNEIPYRLQVKLEHFDPAPDDSVKALISVTCPNKRIAHLLTRGSNNRIGQVAVMAEEELRHAFRTSVRLKLSIQPSSK, encoded by the exons ATGTTATTTACGACCGAGAGATGCGTGATTCGCGCAACTGCGCGATACTTGCGGCGATATTTCGCAAACAGTGTTGATATTTTAGCGAGCAACTCGCAAGAACTTTCTTCACAATCTAACGAGAAAAATCTTACATTGCCACGTCGTGAAGCCCAAAGGTCTCTAAAGATTGCCTTTTTAGGTGCACCAAATGTCGGGAAAAGTACACTCATTAATCAACTTATTAAACGTTCG GTATGTCCTGTATCCTGCAAGGTACATACTACACAAACCAAAGCACGTGGAATTTATTGTGAAGGTGATACCCAGCTGATATTTATGGATACACCTGGCATGGTTTCCAAAAAGGaatgtcaaaagtttaaattagcGAATAGTTTCAAGGCAGATCCAAAGATCTCCCTGTGCAGTGCAGACATTGTAGGAATCGTACAAGATggggaaaatatatatactagacacaaaattgatttaaacatATTGGAACTCTTGACtgaagatataaaaaacagAATTCCTATAATTCTCATCATTAATAAAGTGGACAGGTTGAAGAAGAAGGAAATATTACTGGATTTTGTAAATACTTTGACCACAAGCAAGAAGTCTCCAGATTTCTATGATGTATTTATGATATCTGCTTTGACTGGAGATGGAGTTAATGATTTGAGG ACTTATTTGTTGGATACAGCTAAACCACGAGCTTGGGAGTATGAAGGTCATATTTACACCGATAATACGTGCGAGGATATAATACGATTGACGGTGCGAGCAAAGCTGATGGATATTTTACCAAATGAGATTCCCTATCGTTTACAGGTGAAGTTGGAACATTTTGATCCAGCACCCGACGACAGTGTCAAGGCATTGATATCCGTCACATGTCCCAACAAACGTATCGCTCATCTTTTAACACGTGGCAGTAACAATAGAATAGGCCAAGTTGCCGTTATGGCAGAGGAAGAACTGCGACATGCTTTTCGTACGTCAGTGAGATTGAAGCTAAGCATACAGCCATCTTCGAAGTAA
- the LOC105838150 gene encoding uncharacterized protein LOC105838150 isoform X1 has protein sequence MHFWINKPAGRYYGFTGRRYPVTPVPKSHNQCRRGGELSQMASPVHFRLTQVRYHDNLATRNLSPAGPSNINNPHRGIARSTARIHNNRHHNSSSLSAAQLNNIPNNVTNANNNQLILSNTTSANGTEQNRSLLTGNVFDLREAELAGFRLRCGIWSTFALATVFVAAAKFYFGYRQGPGLEILVFCGLLILLLSACLYSIFCKYNRDRNYHPSSRSEHNAQMQEDHIVAVTNASSIGDSVVNTTTTTVPTTTVRQNPPPPYHIAILIPPSSPPSSPPLVSSEEASPPSYDKACDEIRRPDIKFN, from the exons ATGCACTTCTGGATCAACAAACCGGCGGGCAGGTATTACGGCTTCACCGGCCGCCGATACCCCGTCACACCTGTGCCAAAATCACACA ACCAATGTCGGCGCGGTGGCGAACTTAGTCAAATGGCGTCCCCAGTGCATTTCCGACTCACTCAGGTCAGGTACCATGATAACCTTGCAACCCGAAACTTATCACCAGCCGGTCCTAGTAATATCAATAACCCTCATCGAGGCATCGCTCGCTCGACCGCGCGAATCCATAACAACCGTCATCACAATTCGTCATCACTCAGCGCTGCCCAGCTGAACAACATCCCCAA CAATGTCACCAACGCCAACAACAATCAGCTGATTCTATCGAATACGACTAGCGCGAATGGTACAGAACAGAATAGAAGTCTGCTAACGGGGAACGTTTTTGACTTACGGGAGGCCGAACTGGCCGGCTTTCGGCTGCGTTGTGGTATCTGGTCCACCTTTGCTCTAGCAACAGTTTTTGTGGCGGCCGCAAAATTCTACTTTGGTTATCGG CAGGGTCCTGGCTTGGAGATACTCGTGTTTTGCGGATTACTAATATTGCTGTTGTCTGCCTGTTTATACTCGATCTTCTGCAAGTACAATCGTGACAGAAATTACCATCCTAGCAGTCGGTCGGAGCATAACGCTCAGATGCAGGAAGATCATATCGTCGCTGTGACGAACGCGTCTAGCATCGGTGACAGTGTTGTTAATACAACGACGACAACAGtgccgacgacgacggtgaGGCAAAACCCACCTCCTCCTTATCACATCGCTATTTTAATACCGCCGTCATCGCCGCCGTCATCGCCGCCACTCGTATCCTCGGAGGAAGCGTCGCCACCTTCGTACGACAAGGCATGCGATGAAATCCGACGACCcgacataaaatttaactag
- the LOC105838150 gene encoding uncharacterized protein LOC105838150 isoform X2 — protein sequence MHFWINKPAGRYYGFTGRRYPVTPVPKSHNQCRRGGELSQMASPVHFRLTQVRYHDNLATRNLSPAGPSNINNPHRGIARSTARIHNNRHHNSSSLSAAQLNNIPNNVTNANNNQLILSNTTSANGTEQNRSLLTGNVFDLREAELAGFRLRCGIWSTFALATVFVAAAKFYFGYRGPGLEILVFCGLLILLLSACLYSIFCKYNRDRNYHPSSRSEHNAQMQEDHIVAVTNASSIGDSVVNTTTTTVPTTTVRQNPPPPYHIAILIPPSSPPSSPPLVSSEEASPPSYDKACDEIRRPDIKFN from the exons ATGCACTTCTGGATCAACAAACCGGCGGGCAGGTATTACGGCTTCACCGGCCGCCGATACCCCGTCACACCTGTGCCAAAATCACACA ACCAATGTCGGCGCGGTGGCGAACTTAGTCAAATGGCGTCCCCAGTGCATTTCCGACTCACTCAGGTCAGGTACCATGATAACCTTGCAACCCGAAACTTATCACCAGCCGGTCCTAGTAATATCAATAACCCTCATCGAGGCATCGCTCGCTCGACCGCGCGAATCCATAACAACCGTCATCACAATTCGTCATCACTCAGCGCTGCCCAGCTGAACAACATCCCCAA CAATGTCACCAACGCCAACAACAATCAGCTGATTCTATCGAATACGACTAGCGCGAATGGTACAGAACAGAATAGAAGTCTGCTAACGGGGAACGTTTTTGACTTACGGGAGGCCGAACTGGCCGGCTTTCGGCTGCGTTGTGGTATCTGGTCCACCTTTGCTCTAGCAACAGTTTTTGTGGCGGCCGCAAAATTCTACTTTGGTTATCGG GGTCCTGGCTTGGAGATACTCGTGTTTTGCGGATTACTAATATTGCTGTTGTCTGCCTGTTTATACTCGATCTTCTGCAAGTACAATCGTGACAGAAATTACCATCCTAGCAGTCGGTCGGAGCATAACGCTCAGATGCAGGAAGATCATATCGTCGCTGTGACGAACGCGTCTAGCATCGGTGACAGTGTTGTTAATACAACGACGACAACAGtgccgacgacgacggtgaGGCAAAACCCACCTCCTCCTTATCACATCGCTATTTTAATACCGCCGTCATCGCCGCCGTCATCGCCGCCACTCGTATCCTCGGAGGAAGCGTCGCCACCTTCGTACGACAAGGCATGCGATGAAATCCGACGACCcgacataaaatttaactag
- the LOC105838148 gene encoding protein HID1, with translation MGNADTKLNFRKAVVQLTSKTQIIEASDDIFWDQFWSENVTNVQDIFTLIPAAEIRVLREEAPSNLATLCYKAVEKLVKAVDSSCRTQREHQTVLNCCRLLTRLLPYIFEDPDWKSFFWSSLPGKDDEESLPLAHSLLNALCDLLFCPDFTVAANRKSGPDKADELQSIDSCEYIWEAGVGFAYSPPRYPILDSNRTELLKLLLTCFSETMYNPPTDLSITPNRWIQHLTSSENRHALPMFTSLLNTVCAYDPVGYGVPYNHLLFTDSLEPLVDVALQILIVTLDHDTTGGAPLEEGAIGDNLFINYLSRIHRDEDFLFVLKGITRLLNNPLMQTYLPNSTKKVHFHQELLVFFWKMCDYNKKFLYYVLKSSDVLEVLVPILYHLNDSRADQSRVGLMHIGVFILLLLSGERNFGVRLNKPYTATVPMDIPVFTGTHADLLITVFHKIITTGHQRLQPLFDCLLTILVNVSPYLKTLSMVASTKLLHLLEAFSTPWFLFSAPTNHHLVFFLLEIFNNIIQYQFDGNSNLVYTIIRKRQVFHALANLPSDCNTIAKSLSKRQRRHMPASTSNENVSEAAMEGSHPAQPAEPGTLKASLLETPGIEKMTEKESAHPLSPSASVDIGKSISNLSDSKIDIADESMNTTKNSVVPRGGIRVTEEANNVNNVNQWVPSSDWVYQWKSKLPLQTIMRLLQVLVPQVEKICIDKGLTDESEILKFLQHGTLVGLLPVPHPILIRRYQANAGTTAWFRTYMWGVIYLRNVEPPIWYDTDVKLFEIQRV, from the exons ATGGGCAATGCTGACACAAAGTTGAACTTCCGGAAGGCCGTAGTGCAATTGACGTCGAAAACTCAG ATAATCGAGGCATCTGACGATATATTCTGGGATCAGTTCTGGTCCGAGAATGTGACCAATGTTCAGGACATCTTTACTCTGATACCAGCTGCAGAGATTCGTGTATTGAGGGAAGAAGCGCCTTCCAATTTAGCTACGTTATGCTACAAGGCAGTCGAGAAGTTAGTCAAGGCAGTGGATAGCAGCTGCAGGACTCAGAGGGAGCATCAAACTGTCCTTAACTGCTGTCGCTTGCTGACACGTTTGTTACCCTACATATTTGAGGATCCCGATTGGAAGAGCTTCTTTTGGTCCAGTTTACCTGGTAAAGATGACGAGGAAAGTCTACCACTGGCACATTCTCTGCTGAATGCGCTCtgt GATCTATTGTTTTGCCCTGACTTTACTGTAGCTGCAAACAGGAAATCCGGTCCG GACAAAGCCGATGAATTGCAGTCAATAGACAGCTGCGAATATATCTGGGAAGCGGGTGTAGGCTTTGCATACTCGCCACCCAGGTATCCCATCCTCGATTCCAATCGCACGGAATTATTGAAGCTCCTGTTGACATGTTTCAGCGAAACCATGTACAATCCGCCGACAGACCTGTCGATCACGCCGAACAGGTGGATTCAGCATTTGACTAGCAGTGAAAACag ACACGCTTTACCCATGTTTACATCGCTTTTGAATACAGTATGTGCATATGATCCTGTTGGATATGGAGTGCCATACAATCACTTGTTATTCACTGATTCCTTGGAACCGCTGGTTGATGTCGCGCTGCAAATTTTGATTGTAACTTTGGATCACGATACCACTGGTGGTGCGCCATTAGAGGAGGGGGCTATCGgagataatttgtttattaattatttaagtcgAATTCATCGTGATGAAG aTTTCCTATTTGTTCTGAAGGGTATTACTAGACTGTTGAACAATCCATTGATGCAAACGTATCTGCCGAATTCGACCAAGAAAGTGCACTTTCATCAGGAACTGCTAGTCTTCTTTTGGAAGATGTGTGATTACAACAAGAAGTTCTTATATTACGTGCTAAAGAGCTCAGATGTTCTCGAGGTTCTCGTGCCAATTCTTTATCATTTAAACGACTCGCGTGCTGATCAAT cacgAGTTGGTTTAATGCACATTggtgtatttattttacttctatTGAGCGGAGAACGTAATTTCGGGGTGAGGTTGAATAAGCCGTATACAGCTACAGTGCCTATGGATATTCCCGTTTTTACag GAACGCATGCCGATCTCTTAATCACCGTattccataaaattattacgacCGGCCATCAGAGACTACAACCACTGTTCGACTGTCTACTAACAATTCTAGTCAATGTCTCGCCGTACCTTAAAACACTGTCCATGGTAGCTAGTACAAAATTACTCCATTTGTTAGAGGCATTTAGTACACCGTGGTTCCTTTTCTCGGCGCCCACTAATCACCATTTGGTGTTCTTTTTGCTTGAGatctttaacaatattatcCAG taTCAATTCGATGGAAACAGTAATTTAGTTTATACTATAATACGCAAACGGCAAGTGTTCCATGCACTCGCCAATCTACCTAGTGATTGCAATACGATTGCGAAGTCTCTTAGTAAAAGGCAACGTCGTCACATGCCTGCGAGTACGTCAAACGAGAATGTCAGTGAAGCTGCGATGGAAGGATCACATCCTGCGCAACCTGCCGAACCCGGTACTTTGAAGGCATCCTTGTTGGAGACTCCTG gTATCGAAAAGATGACGGAAAAGGAATCGGCGCATCCACTGAGTCCATCGGCCAGTGTTGATATTGGTAAATCAATCAGTAATCTATCGGATAGCAAGATCGATATCGCAGATGAATCGATGAACACGACTAAGAATTCTGTAGTGCCG AGGGGTGGCATTCGTGTGACCGAGGAGGCAAACAATGTCAATAATGTTAACCAGTGGGTACCGTCCAGCGACTGGGTATACCAGTGGAAGAGCAAGCTGCCGCTGCAGACTATCATGCGATTGCTTCAGGTCCTTGTTCCACAAGTCGAGAAGATCTGCATCGACAA gGGATTGACAGACGAGAGCGAGATTCTGAAATTCCTACAACATGGTACCCTCGTCGGTTTGCTGCCAGTGCCGCATCCTATCCTCATCAGGCGATATCAGGCCAACGCCGGCACGACCGCTTGGTTTCGTACGTATATGTGGGGTGTTATATATCTGAGAAATGTCGAACCACCCATATGGTACGATACGGATGTTAAGCTATTCGAGATTCAGAGGGTTTAG
- the LOC105838149 gene encoding juvenile hormone epoxide hydrolase 2 — MDCCLSLVTIIGFIAMLFALTRRYFSSRGAKLLELPETWWTPGTEGSANNDIRPYKVTFSEEIVKDLKYRLKHTRPLTPPLKDVAWNYGTNTNTLHKLLDYWANEYNFEEREKFINQYLHFKTNIQGLDIHFIHVRPNNTEGKRVLPLLIVHGWPGSIIEFYKVIPLLTLPKPEHDFVFEVIAPSLPGFGFSSAATIPDLSAIQASVIFKNLMLRLGYDKYYVQGGDWGAQVIHTMSCLYPQHVLGMHSNFCITLTKWTLLKNILNLSSFLPWMNTKKTKKIGSSFSSFLLETGYYHIQATKPDTVGVGLNDSPAGLAAYIIEKFSTGTNPFYKNREDGGFLEKYTYDELIDNLMIYWVSNSMTTAMRIYAEMYTKSNRSLSARLESTPIKVPSACSQFPHEIMAIHPDVLRKRFVNLLRTTKMPRGGHFAAFEEPELLANDIWISVDEMEKWNKKHRETIISEYEESKRSL, encoded by the exons ATGGATTGTTGTCTTTCGCTTGTCACGATCATCGGTTTCATCGCGATGCTGTTCGCCCTGACAAGAAGATACTTTTCGTCTCGAGGAGCGAAGTTGTTAGAGCTACCGGAGACTTGGTGGACACCCGGCACCGAGGGCTCGGCCAATAACGACATTCGTCCGTATAAAGTTACTTTTTCAGAAGAG ATAGTAAAAGATTTGAAGTACAGATTGAAGCATACGAGACCTTTGACACCACCATTAAAAGACGTAGCCTGGAATTATGGCACTAACACTAACACTTTGCACAAACTTTTAGATTATTGGGCAAACGAGTATAATTTCGAGGAACgtgaaaagtttattaatcagtatttgcattttaaaacaaatatccaag GATTAGACATTCATTTTATACATGTGAGACCAAATAATACAGAAGGAAAACGCGTTTTACCACTTCTAATCGTACATGGATGGCCTGGCTctataatagaattttacaAGGTCATTCCATTACTGACTTTACCAAAACCTGAGCATGATTTTGTATTTGAAGTGATAGCGCCTTCATTGCCCGGTTTCGGTTTCTCTAGTGCAGCTACAATACCTGATCTTTCGGCCATTCAAGCGAGTgtgattttcaaaaatctcATGTTGAGACTTGGTTACGATAAGTATTACGTTCAAGGTGGTGATTGGGGTGCCCAAGTCATTCACACTATGTCATGTTTATATCCGCAACA cGTCTTGGGTATGCATTCcaatttttgtataactttgACTAAATGGACTCTATTGAAAAACATATTGAATCTGTCTTCTTTCTTACCTTGGATGAATACTAAGAAAACTAAGAAAATAGGTTCTagtttctcttctttcttgtTAGAGACTGGATATTATCACATTCAAGCTACAAAGCCAGATACAGTTG GAGTCGGTCTGAATGACTCGCCTGCCGGTTTGGCAGCGTATATCATCGAGAAATTTTCGACCGGCACAAATCCGTTTTACAAAAACAGAGAAGACGGTGGATTTCTGGAGAAATATACATACGACGAGTTGATTGACAATCTGATGATCTATTGGGTATCGAATAGTATGACGACAGCCATGAGAATATACGCTGAAATGTATACCAAGTCAAACAGATCCTTGTCTGCACGTCTGGAATC GACACCGATAAAGGTTCCTAGTGCTTGCTCGCAATTCCCTCACGAAATCATGGCGATACATCCTGATGTTCTGAGAAAACGATTTGTGAATCTTTTACGCACTACTAAAATGCCTAGAGGTGGTCATTTTGCGGCATTCGAAGAACCTGAATTACTTGCAAATGATATATGGATTTCTGTTGATGAGATGGAAAAATGGAACAAGAAGCATAGGGAAACAATAATTTCTGAATACGAAGAGAGTAAACGTAGTTTATAA